A region from the Lysobacter sp. BMK333-48F3 genome encodes:
- a CDS encoding OmpA family protein, translating to MTSCLLACAALAACGGAGSDDAAAPAAESAADRGDAAAAAETETEAEDGDEAQAVPQFPVIPAIVVPDIVGVSPAQRALESSIQDVLDPVAGISVKPARCDSGGQLLADGGLTSVDAQGRWTRNSGQGAFQLGADGSGSANYEGGQIVVNADGSGSINASSGKAPSGDEEDDEDGPARGPIVEVKADGSGSYTGPAGQIALDGKGGGSWNDEHNQIRNNGDGSGSWNGPLGLVVVNKDGSGTWNGPDEMVRNHGDGTGTVGTPGRKVKMAPLPKLAPAGKFPPLAKFSLPGAPCGYVITLSDRVLFDFDKSDIRADAAEVLDALAKALARVKTTGLEIRGHTDSKGADDYNQALSERRARSVVGALQQRGAAADAAAKGYGETQPVAPNEVAGQDDPAGRQLNRRVEIFVRT from the coding sequence ATGACGTCCTGCCTGTTGGCCTGCGCCGCACTCGCGGCCTGCGGCGGAGCCGGCAGCGACGATGCGGCGGCGCCCGCCGCCGAAAGCGCGGCCGATCGCGGCGATGCCGCCGCGGCGGCCGAGACCGAGACCGAAGCCGAGGACGGCGACGAGGCGCAGGCCGTGCCGCAGTTCCCGGTGATTCCCGCCATCGTCGTGCCCGACATCGTCGGCGTCTCGCCCGCGCAACGCGCGCTGGAGAGCTCGATCCAGGACGTGCTCGATCCGGTGGCCGGGATCAGCGTCAAGCCGGCGCGTTGCGACTCCGGCGGCCAGCTGCTGGCCGACGGCGGCCTGACCAGCGTGGACGCGCAAGGGCGCTGGACCCGCAACAGCGGCCAGGGCGCGTTCCAGCTCGGCGCCGACGGCAGCGGCAGCGCCAACTACGAAGGCGGCCAGATCGTGGTCAACGCCGACGGCAGCGGTTCGATCAACGCTTCCTCGGGCAAGGCGCCGTCCGGCGACGAGGAGGACGACGAAGACGGCCCGGCCCGCGGTCCGATCGTCGAGGTGAAAGCGGACGGTTCGGGGAGCTACACCGGCCCGGCCGGCCAGATCGCGCTCGACGGCAAGGGCGGCGGCAGCTGGAACGACGAGCACAACCAGATCCGCAACAACGGCGACGGCAGCGGCAGCTGGAACGGCCCGCTCGGCCTGGTGGTGGTGAACAAGGACGGCTCCGGCACCTGGAACGGTCCCGACGAGATGGTGCGCAACCACGGCGACGGCACCGGCACCGTCGGTACGCCGGGCCGCAAGGTGAAGATGGCGCCGCTGCCGAAGTTGGCCCCGGCCGGCAAGTTTCCGCCGCTGGCGAAGTTCTCGTTGCCGGGCGCGCCCTGCGGCTACGTGATCACCTTGAGCGATCGGGTGCTATTCGACTTCGACAAGTCCGACATCCGCGCCGATGCGGCGGAAGTGCTGGATGCGCTGGCGAAGGCGTTGGCCAGGGTCAAGACCACCGGCCTGGAGATTCGTGGCCACACCGATTCCAAGGGCGCCGACGACTACAACCAGGCTTTGTCGGAGCGGCGCGCCCGCTCTGTGGTCGGCGCGCTGCAGCAGCGCGGCGCCGCCGCGGACGCCGCGGCGAAGGGATATGGCGAAACCCAGCCGGTGGCGCCCAACGAGGTCGCCGGCCAGGACGACCCGGCCGGCCGCCAGCTCAACCGGCGCGTCGAGATCTTCGTCAGGACTTGA